A region from the Streptomyces sp. 3214.6 genome encodes:
- a CDS encoding PP2C family protein-serine/threonine phosphatase — translation MTAGQRADRSESFGEALLGEVLDRAHELPPHLIGPLVADVVERLGGRRPQVLLQDYDQLLLVPLPGDGLMDGEPQAIDVSEAGRCFLDAHPVELPEDDGVRIFLPLLDGGDQVGVMAVTLDSIDDDDRRILHRIAGLVADLLVTKNGYSDLFFGVRRREPISVAAEIQWALLPPLAMIMPRVAVAGILEPTYDVAGDSFDYALNGDVLHVAMIDAMGHGLDAATMATVAIGSYRHARRAGTGLPEIYAFMDRAVADQFGPEHFVTAQMLQLDTTTGHLQWVNAGHPSPMLVRDHRVTLRLTGPTTLPVGLGGPQPQTSEMKLEPGDRLLCFTDGLVEEHGAGEEEFGEEQMIEWVNQLERTGRGIRAVARSLSHTLKRARGGHTTDDATLLLVEWRG, via the coding sequence ATGACGGCCGGACAGCGCGCGGACCGCTCCGAGAGCTTCGGGGAAGCTCTGCTGGGAGAGGTCCTCGATCGCGCGCATGAACTGCCGCCCCATCTCATCGGGCCCTTGGTCGCCGACGTGGTGGAGCGGCTAGGGGGCCGCCGACCGCAGGTGCTGCTGCAGGACTACGACCAACTGCTGCTCGTACCCTTGCCTGGCGACGGCCTCATGGACGGCGAACCGCAGGCGATCGACGTCTCCGAGGCAGGCCGCTGCTTTCTGGACGCTCACCCCGTCGAGCTGCCCGAAGACGACGGCGTGCGAATCTTCCTGCCGCTGCTGGACGGCGGCGACCAGGTCGGGGTCATGGCAGTGACGCTGGACAGCATCGATGACGACGACCGCCGCATCCTGCACAGGATCGCCGGCCTCGTGGCCGACCTGCTCGTGACCAAGAACGGCTACTCCGACCTCTTCTTCGGTGTCCGACGCAGGGAACCGATAAGCGTCGCCGCCGAGATCCAGTGGGCCCTGCTGCCACCGCTGGCGATGATCATGCCTCGGGTCGCCGTGGCCGGGATCCTGGAACCCACCTATGACGTGGCGGGTGACAGCTTCGACTACGCCCTCAACGGAGACGTCCTCCACGTGGCCATGATCGACGCGATGGGGCACGGACTGGACGCGGCCACGATGGCGACCGTGGCCATCGGCTCCTACCGCCACGCCCGCCGCGCCGGCACCGGGCTGCCGGAGATCTACGCCTTCATGGACCGCGCTGTGGCGGACCAGTTCGGCCCCGAGCACTTCGTCACCGCGCAGATGCTGCAGCTGGACACCACGACGGGACATCTTCAGTGGGTCAACGCCGGGCACCCGTCACCGATGCTCGTGCGTGATCACCGCGTCACACTGCGGCTGACCGGTCCGACGACCCTCCCTGTCGGCCTCGGGGGTCCGCAGCCGCAGACGAGCGAGATGAAACTGGAGCCGGGGGACCGCCTCCTGTGCTTCACCGACGGGCTGGTCGAGGAGCACGGTGCCGGGGAGGAGGAGTTCGGGGAGGAGCAGATGATCGAGTGGGTGAACCAGTTGGAGAGAACCGGCCGCGGAATCCGGGCGGTGGCACGCTCCCTGTCCCACACGCTCAAGCGGGCGCGGGGCGGACACACCACGGATGACGCGACGCTGCTCCTGGTGGAGTGGCGCGGCTGA
- a CDS encoding DUF5994 family protein, with product MPLPRLRLTPDVSHGPLDGAWWPRCDALELELPVLVGSLDPSIGTVTRVTVGTAAWPDAPKEVMAPGHVIEVVLTDFAAEAHAITVECGTVGRWELLVIPPDEPAGAATRLLTAAADPENPLSAPRLLALAESGLDGQDAWESEGGSGLR from the coding sequence ATGCCTTTGCCCCGGCTGCGCCTCACGCCGGACGTCAGCCATGGCCCGCTGGACGGCGCATGGTGGCCGCGCTGCGACGCACTGGAACTGGAGCTGCCCGTGCTGGTCGGCTCCTTGGATCCGAGCATCGGCACCGTCACGCGCGTGACCGTGGGTACCGCCGCCTGGCCCGATGCCCCGAAGGAGGTAATGGCGCCCGGCCATGTGATCGAGGTGGTCCTGACCGATTTCGCCGCCGAGGCGCATGCCATCACCGTGGAGTGCGGCACCGTGGGACGCTGGGAACTGCTGGTGATCCCCCCGGACGAGCCGGCTGGTGCGGCCACCCGGCTGCTGACCGCTGCCGCCGATCCAGAAAACCCCCTGTCGGCTCCGCGCCTGCTGGCACTCGCCGAGAGCGGTCTCGACGGACAGGACGCATGGGAGTCGGAAGGAGGGTCCGGACTCCGGTGA